Proteins from one Impatiens glandulifera chromosome 2, dImpGla2.1, whole genome shotgun sequence genomic window:
- the LOC124926793 gene encoding uncharacterized protein LOC124926793 isoform X1, whose protein sequence is MLEAEVCSSRVFSPFRGEESGDEELAVLPRHTKVIVTGNNRTKSVLVGLHGVVKKAVGLGGWHWLVLKNGVEVKLQRNALSVLEPPHGNEEDEEEEDFDYSTSGSDLVQRHNNLTACGAEFTKLSKMTVRQQQQHHPKTWTAKLSSRGNCKELHSIIQTSQSQRVNLAKLGTSSLWRYWRIFKLGSINPSITKEQLVKSVQRHFASQRRMDEVQVITEFIRAAKRLKSKSSKKKDM, encoded by the exons ATGCTGGAAGCTGAGGTATGTTCTTCTAGGGTTTTCTCACCTTTCCGCGGTGAGGAAAGTGGTGATGAAGAGCTAGCTGTTCTTCCTAGGCATACTAAAGTAATCGTGACTGGAAACAACAGAACAAAATCTGTTCTAGTTGGTTTACATGGCGTTGTCAAGAAAGCTGTCGGTCTAGGTGGTTGGCATTGGCTG GTTTTGAAGAATGGGGTTGAAGTAAAATTACAGAGAAATGCATTGAGTGTGTTGGAACCTCCCCATgggaatgaagaagatgaagaagaagaagactttgATTACTCAACCAGTGGCTCTGATCTTGTCCAAAGACACAATAATCTAA CAGCTTGTGGAGCCGAGTTCACTAAGCTAAGCAAGATGACTGTTAGGCAGCAGCAACAGCATCATCCGAAAACATGGACAGCGAAACTAAGCAGTCGTGGTAATTGCAAAGAACTTCACTCGATCATCCAGACATCTCAATCG CAGAGAGTAAACCTAGCAAAGTTGGGAACCAGTTCACTTTGGAGATATTGGCGAATCTTCAAACTC GGAAGTATAAATCCTAGCATAACAAAAGAACAATTGGTTAAGTCAGTTCAGCGCCATTTTGCTTCTCAG AGACGAATGGATGAGGTGCAAGTGATAACAGAATTCATCAGAGCGGCCAAGAGATTGAAATCGAAATCATCGAAGAAGAAAGATATGTAA
- the LOC124926793 gene encoding uncharacterized protein LOC124926793 isoform X3 — protein sequence MLEAEVCSSRVFSPFRGEESGDEELAVLPRHTKVIVTGNNRTKSVLVGLHGVVKKAVGLGGWHWLVLKNGVEVKLQRNALSVLEPPHGNEEDEEEEDFDYSTSGSDLVQRHNNLTCGAEFTKLSKMTVRQQQQHHPKTWTAKLSSRGNCKELHSIIQTSQSQRVNLAKLGTSSLWRYWRIFKLGSINPSITKEQLVKSVQRHFASQRRMDEVQVITEFIRAAKRLKSKSSKKKDM from the exons ATGCTGGAAGCTGAGGTATGTTCTTCTAGGGTTTTCTCACCTTTCCGCGGTGAGGAAAGTGGTGATGAAGAGCTAGCTGTTCTTCCTAGGCATACTAAAGTAATCGTGACTGGAAACAACAGAACAAAATCTGTTCTAGTTGGTTTACATGGCGTTGTCAAGAAAGCTGTCGGTCTAGGTGGTTGGCATTGGCTG GTTTTGAAGAATGGGGTTGAAGTAAAATTACAGAGAAATGCATTGAGTGTGTTGGAACCTCCCCATgggaatgaagaagatgaagaagaagaagactttgATTACTCAACCAGTGGCTCTGATCTTGTCCAAAGACACAATAATCTAA CTTGTGGAGCCGAGTTCACTAAGCTAAGCAAGATGACTGTTAGGCAGCAGCAACAGCATCATCCGAAAACATGGACAGCGAAACTAAGCAGTCGTGGTAATTGCAAAGAACTTCACTCGATCATCCAGACATCTCAATCG CAGAGAGTAAACCTAGCAAAGTTGGGAACCAGTTCACTTTGGAGATATTGGCGAATCTTCAAACTC GGAAGTATAAATCCTAGCATAACAAAAGAACAATTGGTTAAGTCAGTTCAGCGCCATTTTGCTTCTCAG AGACGAATGGATGAGGTGCAAGTGATAACAGAATTCATCAGAGCGGCCAAGAGATTGAAATCGAAATCATCGAAGAAGAAAGATATGTAA
- the LOC124926793 gene encoding uncharacterized protein LOC124926793 isoform X2 produces the protein MLEAEVCSSRVFSPFRGEESGDEELAVLPRHTKVIVTGNNRTKSVLVGLHGVVKKAVGLGGWHWLVLKNGVEVKLQRNALSVLEPPHGNEEDEEEEDFDYSTSGSDLVQRHNNLTACGAEFTKLSKMTVRQQQQHHPKTWTAKLSSRGNCKELHSIIQTSQSRVNLAKLGTSSLWRYWRIFKLGSINPSITKEQLVKSVQRHFASQRRMDEVQVITEFIRAAKRLKSKSSKKKDM, from the exons ATGCTGGAAGCTGAGGTATGTTCTTCTAGGGTTTTCTCACCTTTCCGCGGTGAGGAAAGTGGTGATGAAGAGCTAGCTGTTCTTCCTAGGCATACTAAAGTAATCGTGACTGGAAACAACAGAACAAAATCTGTTCTAGTTGGTTTACATGGCGTTGTCAAGAAAGCTGTCGGTCTAGGTGGTTGGCATTGGCTG GTTTTGAAGAATGGGGTTGAAGTAAAATTACAGAGAAATGCATTGAGTGTGTTGGAACCTCCCCATgggaatgaagaagatgaagaagaagaagactttgATTACTCAACCAGTGGCTCTGATCTTGTCCAAAGACACAATAATCTAA CAGCTTGTGGAGCCGAGTTCACTAAGCTAAGCAAGATGACTGTTAGGCAGCAGCAACAGCATCATCCGAAAACATGGACAGCGAAACTAAGCAGTCGTGGTAATTGCAAAGAACTTCACTCGATCATCCAGACATCTCAATCG AGAGTAAACCTAGCAAAGTTGGGAACCAGTTCACTTTGGAGATATTGGCGAATCTTCAAACTC GGAAGTATAAATCCTAGCATAACAAAAGAACAATTGGTTAAGTCAGTTCAGCGCCATTTTGCTTCTCAG AGACGAATGGATGAGGTGCAAGTGATAACAGAATTCATCAGAGCGGCCAAGAGATTGAAATCGAAATCATCGAAGAAGAAAGATATGTAA